In Sylvia atricapilla isolate bSylAtr1 chromosome 27, bSylAtr1.pri, whole genome shotgun sequence, one genomic interval encodes:
- the PRR29 gene encoding proline-rich protein 29: MEGGAAGDPRGLWGDIPAGTFLVPGRLRAVGSPSGAVPVWQPPVLILQQLPGPGAAPAGPPPVRGDLMELMLIQTSQMHQLLMHGLAMAALMPLGAGPAPTQVRLRGWVSHRSERLFTRAFGPICGAATALWPQQPLPKATAGLCAALPLPSPQALLGPSQAEEEEEAVVFHHHYIPWPAPGPGPVRFLRSSPGAEGRAVPPPPPPSATGTVGPGVPPAAEYYSAEEQGL, translated from the exons ATGGAGGGCGGAGCAGCCGGGGACCCCCGCGGGCTCTGGGGGGACATCCCAGCAGGGACCTTCCTTGTCCCAGGCAGG CTCCGCGCCGTGGGCTCGCCCTCCGGAGCCGTCCCCGTGTGGCAGCCGCCCGTGCtgatcctgcagcagctgcccgggcccggggccgcccccgcggGACCCCCGCCCGTCCGGGGAG ATTTGATGGAGTTGATGCTGATCCAAACCTCCCAAATGCACCAGCTGCTGATGCATGGCCTGGCCATGGCAGCTCTGATGCCCCTTGGTGCGGGGCCAGCCCCCACCCAGGTGAGGCTCAGGGG ATGGGTCTCACACAGATCAGAGAGGCTCTTCACACGGGCCTTCGGTCCCATCTGTGGGGCTGCCACCGCTCTGTGGCCCCAGCAGCCGCTTCCCAAAGCCACAGCGGGCCtttgtgcagctctgcccctgccctccccacagGCGCTGCTGGGGCCTTCGCAGGccgaggaggaagaggaggccgTGGTTTTCCACCATCACTACATCCCCtggcccgcccccggcccgggcccCGTGCGGTTCCTGCGCTCCTCACCCGGGGCCGAGGG cagagctgtgcccccTCCGCCGCCCCCCAGTGCCACCGGGACGGTGGGACCCGGTGTCCCCCCAGCAGCGG agtACTAcagtgcagaggagcaggggctgtga